One Candidatus Rokuibacteriota bacterium DNA window includes the following coding sequences:
- a CDS encoding ABC transporter substrate-binding protein gives MKRAVSGLLAVALLLGLLGAGQAQTVRVGVTTKALDYLPIFLGKEKGLFREEGVNAELFVLGTSVRIFPALIGGSIEVFDSTLFVVLLGIEKGEKVEILGATTKHAQFHLVTKPEIRQVKDLTGKRVGSTGVGSGHYFSLIAFMEKQGMKFPGDYSVLTIGGTPEVWRSLEAGSIDAGVLAFPFHILARGKGFHVLAELYRHAQYPLTGITVKTDWAQRNEELLLRYLKGHLRAMEYTYTRGPEAEEVLIRVMGYQPDMARLGWEEYSRIGQWNRDLVISPDAVKTMMGFLIKTGEIKAPGEFSKYANPSYVAKANAQLKAR, from the coding sequence ATGAAGCGCGCAGTATCCGGGCTTCTCGCCGTCGCCCTGCTGCTCGGGCTGCTGGGGGCCGGGCAGGCTCAGACAGTCAGGGTGGGGGTCACCACCAAGGCGCTCGACTATCTCCCGATCTTCCTGGGCAAGGAGAAGGGGCTCTTCCGCGAGGAGGGGGTGAACGCGGAGCTCTTCGTCCTGGGGACCAGCGTCCGTATATTCCCGGCCCTGATCGGGGGCTCCATCGAGGTGTTCGACTCGACGCTGTTCGTGGTGCTCCTGGGCATCGAGAAGGGGGAGAAGGTCGAGATCCTGGGAGCCACCACGAAGCATGCGCAGTTCCACCTGGTCACGAAGCCGGAGATCCGCCAGGTCAAGGACCTGACGGGGAAGCGGGTGGGCTCCACAGGGGTGGGGAGCGGGCATTACTTCTCCCTCATCGCCTTCATGGAGAAGCAGGGGATGAAGTTCCCCGGCGACTACAGCGTGCTCACGATCGGGGGCACCCCCGAGGTCTGGCGCTCGCTGGAGGCCGGCTCGATCGACGCCGGGGTGCTGGCATTCCCCTTCCACATCCTGGCTCGGGGGAAGGGGTTCCACGTGCTGGCGGAGCTGTACCGGCACGCCCAGTACCCCCTGACCGGGATTACCGTGAAGACGGATTGGGCGCAGCGGAACGAGGAGCTGCTGCTGCGCTACCTCAAGGGCCACCTCCGGGCCATGGAGTACACGTACACGCGGGGGCCGGAGGCCGAGGAGGTGCTGATCAGGGTCATGGGGTACCAGCCGGACATGGCGAGGCTGGGCTGGGAGGAGTACAGCCGGATCGGGCAGTGGAACCGGGACCTGGTCATCTCGCCGGATGCCGTGAAGACCATGATGGGCTTCCTCATCAAGACCGGGGAGATCAAGGCCCCGGGGGAGTTCAGCAAATACGCGAACCCGAGCTACGTCGCCAAGGCCAACGCCCAGCTCAAGGCCCGGTAG